Proteins encoded by one window of Shewanella avicenniae:
- a CDS encoding long-chain-fatty-acid--CoA ligase: MTTPPLQQSATPKSPATSLAQLIELVCFRFADNTAFSCRGVKLSFNQLEQDSRAFAAWLQHNSPLKPGDRIALQLPNCLQYIICGFGALRAGLVLVNTNPQYTESELVAQFNDAEVQALVVISDLLPTLAKVSKSTPLTTIISTHLNDLLKPVPQPRTALKNVEFNQVIAAGRALTFTAPVIESDALALLQYTGGTTGVNKGAMLSHRNLLANMTQCYERLQRYIQDGEEQLLSPLPIYHVYSFMVHLLYFAHGASATLLPIARSLDEMIEAWTQRPATTFAGISGLFSLLCHHPKFQELDFSRLKLTIAGATSLTEVAAKQWYKCTGCAISQGYGLTETSPVVSINLYGEQLPLSVGTPLAETEIRIVDDNDQPVANGAAGELLVKGPQLMQGYWRQAEENEAAFTEDGYFRTGDIVRADDAGNLVIVDRKKEIIIVSGVNVYPTEVEAVLNSHPEVVQAAVFGVPHERTGEQVQARIVLAPQTRNIHEIEAALQQLCEEQLAPYKIPKVLQFDTELPLNNVGKIMRRQLSGN, translated from the coding sequence ATGACAACACCGCCATTACAGCAGTCAGCCACCCCAAAATCTCCGGCAACATCGCTGGCACAGTTGATTGAACTAGTGTGTTTTCGATTTGCTGACAACACCGCGTTTAGTTGTCGTGGCGTCAAGCTGTCATTCAATCAATTGGAGCAAGATTCGCGAGCGTTTGCGGCGTGGCTACAGCACAACTCGCCACTCAAGCCGGGAGATAGAATCGCACTGCAACTGCCCAACTGTCTGCAATACATCATCTGTGGCTTTGGCGCTTTGCGTGCTGGGCTGGTGTTAGTCAATACCAACCCGCAATACACAGAAAGTGAATTAGTGGCGCAGTTTAATGATGCCGAAGTACAGGCCTTGGTGGTGATCTCGGATCTGTTGCCTACGTTAGCCAAGGTGAGTAAAAGCACACCGCTTACCACCATTATCTCTACCCACCTAAATGACCTGCTGAAGCCTGTGCCACAGCCTCGAACCGCTTTAAAGAATGTTGAATTTAATCAAGTGATTGCTGCGGGCAGAGCGTTAACATTTACGGCGCCCGTCATTGAAAGTGATGCCTTGGCATTATTGCAATACACTGGCGGCACTACAGGTGTTAACAAAGGGGCAATGCTTAGCCATCGCAATCTATTGGCCAATATGACGCAGTGTTATGAGCGTTTGCAGCGCTATATTCAAGACGGTGAAGAACAGCTGCTATCGCCGCTGCCGATCTACCATGTCTACTCATTTATGGTGCACTTGCTTTACTTCGCACATGGTGCCAGCGCAACCTTGTTGCCTATCGCTCGCAGTTTAGATGAGATGATAGAAGCTTGGACGCAGCGTCCGGCCACCACCTTCGCTGGTATTAGCGGCCTGTTTAGCTTGCTGTGTCATCATCCCAAGTTTCAAGAGTTGGATTTTAGTCGCTTAAAACTGACCATCGCGGGCGCAACCAGTTTGACTGAGGTTGCCGCCAAGCAATGGTACAAATGTACCGGCTGCGCCATCAGCCAAGGCTACGGCCTGACGGAAACTTCCCCCGTCGTCAGTATCAATCTCTACGGTGAACAATTGCCGCTAAGTGTCGGCACACCGTTAGCAGAGACCGAAATTCGTATTGTGGATGACAACGACCAGCCAGTAGCCAACGGCGCAGCGGGTGAGTTGTTAGTAAAAGGGCCACAGTTGATGCAAGGTTACTGGCGACAAGCGGAAGAAAATGAAGCGGCATTCACTGAAGATGGTTATTTCCGTACCGGGGATATTGTCCGAGCAGATGACGCGGGTAATCTTGTTATTGTCGATCGCAAGAAAGAGATCATTATTGTCTCAGGCGTGAACGTCTACCCGACTGAGGTTGAAGCTGTGTTGAACAGCCATCCCGAGGTCGTTCAAGCGGCTGTATTTGGTGTGCCGCACGAACGCACTGGTGAGCAAGTGCAAGCCCGTATTGTGCTGGCACCACAGACTCGCAATATTCATGAAATTGAAGCAGCATTGCAGCAGCTGTGTGAAGAGCAACTCGCGCCCTATAAAATCCCCAAAGTGCTGCAATTTGATACCGAATTGCCGCTAAATAATGTGGGTAAAATTATGCGGCGGCAGTTGTCTGGTAATTGA
- the hemG gene encoding menaquinone-dependent protoporphyrinogen IX dehydrogenase: MTNTLILYSTVHGQTLKICNTIAEQLRQHGEQVTMAAITEAPALASFDKVLIGASIRHGKHRSNVYDFIREHQAELDAKISGFFSVSLVARKPAKNTPETNPYMQAFLEKSGWKPKLMAVFGGNLNYQGYGAMDRNIIRFIMWITKGPTDPNTCVEFTDWQKVQAFTEQFAAA, from the coding sequence GTGACTAACACACTGATTTTATACTCCACCGTCCACGGACAGACACTGAAAATCTGCAACACTATTGCCGAGCAATTGCGTCAGCATGGTGAGCAAGTGACGATGGCTGCCATTACTGAAGCGCCAGCGTTGGCGTCATTCGATAAAGTGTTGATTGGTGCCAGTATTCGCCATGGCAAGCACAGATCTAATGTGTATGATTTTATTCGCGAACATCAAGCCGAGCTCGATGCCAAAATTAGCGGCTTCTTTTCGGTGAGTTTGGTAGCGCGTAAACCGGCGAAAAACACGCCCGAAACCAATCCTTACATGCAGGCCTTTTTAGAAAAATCTGGCTGGAAACCCAAATTGATGGCGGTGTTTGGCGGTAACTTGAATTATCAAGGTTATGGCGCCATGGACCGTAACATCATTCGCTTTATCATGTGGATCACCAAAGGCCCAACCGATCCAAATACCTGTGTTGAGTTCACTGATTGGCAAAAAGTGCAGGCATTTACTGAGCAGTTTGCGGCAGCGTAG
- a CDS encoding TIGR03899 family protein — protein MSDNGKTLEHTAQVQNHTEMSARKKVLRLGRLLGLASEAEYLPANASVLERAEMRLRKQLEQYQRNLENIYAMTLSYTPSDVAGVDLDADWTHQFFSMAEQIHNHTMQDLWARILASEIVQPGNFSLRTLETLTKLTLKESHILEKALGMAVKINQESRLKLISGYRVSGGLGHYFRKQNHVNLGLSNFGLPYSNLLTLVDAGLLHRGEFETGLLAAQTPLELHFPHNTVTVKPKSGYLLFNYYRLSPVGEELAALVTPKIDDAYLSAMRAMFAKDFTIS, from the coding sequence ATGAGCGATAACGGCAAAACCTTGGAACATACCGCCCAAGTGCAGAACCATACGGAGATGTCCGCCCGCAAAAAGGTATTAAGGCTAGGAAGATTATTGGGGTTGGCTTCAGAAGCGGAGTATTTACCTGCCAACGCCAGCGTGCTCGAACGGGCCGAGATGCGCCTACGTAAGCAGCTAGAGCAATACCAACGCAATCTAGAAAATATCTACGCCATGACCTTGAGTTACACACCATCAGATGTCGCCGGGGTAGATTTAGATGCAGATTGGACCCATCAGTTTTTTTCGATGGCAGAACAGATCCACAATCATACGATGCAAGATCTGTGGGCTCGGATACTCGCCAGTGAAATTGTGCAACCGGGAAACTTCAGCCTGCGCACCTTGGAAACCTTAACCAAACTTACCTTAAAAGAATCACATATTCTGGAAAAGGCACTGGGAATGGCGGTTAAAATCAACCAAGAATCACGGCTCAAGCTGATCAGTGGCTATCGAGTATCGGGGGGATTAGGCCACTATTTTCGCAAGCAGAACCATGTGAATTTAGGCTTATCCAATTTTGGTTTGCCCTATTCAAATCTGCTGACCTTAGTGGACGCAGGCTTACTGCATCGCGGTGAATTTGAGACCGGATTATTGGCAGCCCAAACGCCGCTAGAACTGCATTTTCCACACAACACAGTTACAGTTAAACCTAAGTCTGGATATTTACTGTTTAACTACTACCGCTTAAGTCCGGTCGGTGAAGAGTTAGCCGCGCTAGTCACGCCTAAGATTGATGATGCTTATCTCAGCGCAATGCGTGCGATGTTTGCCAAAGACTTTACGATCAGTTGA
- a CDS encoding cytochrome b/b6 domain-containing protein, producing MKRLVDLLLQSLHLLLMLLCAFLLIGSSNLMLLRSIPPTAGFWDLSHVWLGLLAAVLGVLFLGKLCVHGRWRLYFPWLVLQWRPIVADIKGLCKGKIPSAGGAGLFSLIEGITVLSLVTTGITGAMWFVTQGSADAASWRLWHHSAAHWFIGLMIVHVVCALSHLIDMIRD from the coding sequence ATGAAACGGCTGGTTGATTTATTACTGCAGTCGCTACATCTGCTATTGATGTTGCTGTGTGCGTTTTTGCTGATTGGCAGTTCCAACCTGATGCTGCTGCGTAGCATTCCGCCCACCGCAGGGTTTTGGGATTTATCCCATGTTTGGTTGGGCTTACTGGCGGCGGTTTTGGGGGTGTTGTTTCTCGGTAAACTCTGCGTGCATGGCCGTTGGCGCTTGTATTTTCCGTGGTTAGTGTTGCAGTGGCGGCCGATTGTTGCTGACATCAAAGGCCTTTGCAAAGGCAAAATCCCTTCTGCGGGGGGCGCTGGGCTGTTCAGTTTAATTGAAGGCATCACCGTATTGTCTCTGGTGACGACGGGGATTACTGGCGCAATGTGGTTTGTCACCCAAGGCAGTGCTGATGCCGCAAGTTGGCGTTTATGGCATCATTCGGCGGCTCATTGGTTTATCGGGCTGATGATTGTGCATGTGGTGTGTGCGCTGAGCCATCTGATTGATATGATTCGTGATTAG